One region of Streptomyces rishiriensis genomic DNA includes:
- a CDS encoding N-acetylmuramoyl-L-alanine amidase has protein sequence MGDGKRDSDRRIGRRALLIGGAAAAVGTGVLARDELARLYWRLPGVRKQRVEGAVDFLGARWVAASEANFRWADRPDDYGIDMVVVHVTQGDLDSAVKAFEDPGHRAAAHYIVGKDGRVTQMIRELDVAYHAGNRAYNERSVGIEHEGFVDRPQDFTDAMYAASARLTAAICRRYDIAVDREHVIGHVEVPGTDHTDPGEHWDWDRYLRLVREARAAAS, from the coding sequence ATGGGGGACGGCAAGAGGGACTCCGACCGGCGGATCGGGCGGCGCGCCCTGCTGATCGGCGGGGCGGCGGCCGCCGTCGGCACGGGCGTGCTGGCGCGCGACGAGCTGGCGCGGCTGTACTGGCGGCTGCCGGGCGTGCGCAAGCAGCGGGTGGAGGGCGCCGTGGACTTCCTGGGCGCCCGGTGGGTGGCGGCGTCGGAGGCGAACTTCCGCTGGGCGGACCGGCCGGACGACTACGGGATCGACATGGTCGTCGTCCATGTCACCCAGGGCGATCTCGACAGCGCGGTGAAGGCGTTCGAGGACCCGGGGCACCGGGCCGCCGCGCACTACATCGTCGGCAAGGACGGGCGCGTCACGCAGATGATCCGGGAACTGGACGTCGCGTACCACGCGGGCAACCGCGCGTACAACGAGCGCAGTGTCGGCATCGAGCACGAGGGCTTCGTGGACCGGCCGCAGGACTTCACCGACGCGATGTACGCCGCCTCCGCCCGGCTGACCGCCGCGATCTGCCGGCGGTACGACATAGCCGTCGACCGCGAGCACGTCATCGGGCATGTGGAGGTGCCGGGCACGGATCACACCGACCCGGGCGAGCACTGGGACTGGGACCGGTATCTGCGGCTCGTACGGGAGGCGCGGGCCGCGGCGTCCTGA
- the mnmA gene encoding tRNA 2-thiouridine(34) synthase MnmA, which translates to MTETSQRSRPLRVLAAMSGGVDSAVAAARAAEAGHDVTGVHLALSANPQSFRTGARGCCTIEDSRDARRAADVIGIPFYVWDLADRFREDVVDDFVAEYEAGRTPNPCLRCNEKIKFAALLDKALALGFDAVCTGHYAKVLVREDGTRELHRASDMAKDQSYVLGVLDDRQLAHALFPLGDTVTTKDEIRAEAERRGLAVAKKPDSHDICFIADGDTQGFLANRLGKAEGDIVDESGAKVGTHEGAYGFTIGQRKGLRIGTPAADGKPRYVLDISPVNNTVTVGPAASLDVAALTAIRPRWCGAAPTGPGTYTAQLRAHGGETEVTAELVDGHLEVTFTEPVRGVAPGQAIVLYDDTRVVGSATIAATVRATAGAV; encoded by the coding sequence ATGACTGAGACCTCGCAGCGCTCCCGCCCCCTTCGCGTACTCGCCGCCATGTCCGGCGGCGTCGACTCCGCCGTCGCCGCCGCCCGCGCCGCCGAAGCCGGCCACGACGTGACCGGCGTCCACCTCGCGCTCTCCGCGAACCCGCAGTCGTTCCGCACCGGCGCCCGAGGCTGTTGCACCATCGAGGACTCGCGCGACGCCCGCCGCGCGGCCGACGTGATCGGGATCCCGTTCTACGTCTGGGACCTCGCCGACCGTTTCCGCGAGGACGTCGTCGACGACTTCGTCGCCGAGTACGAGGCCGGCCGCACCCCCAACCCCTGTCTGCGCTGCAACGAGAAGATCAAGTTCGCCGCGCTGCTCGACAAGGCGCTCGCCCTGGGCTTCGACGCGGTGTGCACCGGCCACTACGCGAAGGTGCTGGTCCGCGAGGACGGCACACGCGAACTGCACCGCGCCTCCGACATGGCCAAGGACCAGTCGTACGTGCTCGGTGTCCTCGACGACCGGCAGCTCGCCCACGCGCTCTTCCCCCTCGGCGACACGGTGACGACGAAGGACGAGATCCGCGCGGAGGCCGAGCGGCGGGGCCTGGCGGTCGCCAAGAAGCCCGACTCCCACGACATCTGCTTCATCGCCGACGGCGACACCCAGGGCTTCCTCGCGAACCGCCTGGGCAAGGCGGAGGGCGACATCGTCGACGAGTCCGGCGCGAAGGTCGGCACCCACGAGGGTGCGTACGGCTTCACCATCGGCCAGCGCAAGGGCCTGCGCATCGGCACCCCGGCCGCCGACGGCAAGCCGCGCTACGTCCTCGACATCTCCCCGGTGAACAACACCGTGACGGTCGGCCCGGCCGCCTCCCTCGACGTCGCCGCCCTGACCGCGATCAGGCCCCGCTGGTGCGGCGCCGCCCCGACCGGCCCCGGCACCTACACGGCCCAGCTGCGCGCCCACGGCGGTGAGACCGAGGTGACCGCCGAACTGGTCGACGGCCACCTGGAGGTCACCTTCACGGAGCCCGTCCGGGGAGTGGCCCCGGGGCAGGCGATCGTGCTGTACGACGACACGCGCGTGGTGGGCTCGGCGACGATCGCGGCCACCGTGCGGGCGACGGCCGGGGCGGTCTGA
- a CDS encoding alpha/beta fold hydrolase produces the protein MDKKIISRDGTELAYARAGEGPAVILVSGAMSTGGTMTPLAGLLADRCTVLRYDRRGRGESGDTAPYAVEREVEDLAALIDAAGGEAALYGISSGGALVLEAAAAGLPVRRVAVYETPYALDEEDVRGRAAYTANLTEALAQGRRGDAVELFLRLTGLAEEMIQGARRSPMWEGMEAIAPTLAYDDAVMRGGAPPRERLASVGVPVLAMAGEASPPWLREATRAVADAVPDGAYRVLEGQSHMVDPSVLAPVLAEFLGTRG, from the coding sequence ATGGACAAGAAGATTATTTCGCGCGACGGCACCGAACTCGCGTACGCACGCGCGGGCGAGGGGCCCGCGGTCATCCTGGTGAGCGGGGCGATGTCCACGGGCGGCACCATGACGCCCCTGGCCGGCTTGCTCGCGGACCGCTGCACGGTCCTGCGGTACGACCGCCGGGGCCGTGGTGAGAGCGGCGACACGGCGCCCTACGCGGTGGAACGCGAGGTCGAGGACCTGGCGGCCCTCATCGACGCGGCAGGCGGCGAGGCGGCGCTGTACGGCATCTCCTCCGGCGGCGCGCTGGTGCTGGAGGCGGCCGCCGCCGGGCTGCCGGTGCGGCGGGTCGCCGTGTACGAGACGCCGTACGCCCTGGACGAGGAGGACGTGCGGGGACGCGCCGCCTACACCGCGAACCTCACCGAGGCGCTCGCGCAGGGGCGGCGCGGGGACGCCGTCGAGCTGTTCCTGCGGCTGACGGGGCTCGCCGAGGAGATGATCCAGGGCGCCCGCCGGTCGCCGATGTGGGAGGGGATGGAGGCCATCGCCCCGACCCTCGCCTACGACGACGCCGTCATGCGCGGCGGCGCCCCGCCCCGGGAGCGGCTGGCCTCGGTCGGCGTCCCGGTGCTCGCCATGGCGGGCGAGGCCAGTCCGCCGTGGCTGCGCGAGGCCACGCGTGCCGTCGCGGACGCGGTGCCGGACGGCGCGTACCGCGTGCTCGAGGGTCAGAGCCACATGGTGGACCCGAGCGTCCTCGCGCCGGTGCTGGCGGAGTTCCTCGGGACGCGCGGCTGA
- a CDS encoding DUF427 domain-containing protein, giving the protein MTRGHTITIERDGRHIRVVHGGRVLAETDRALALRETGCPVRYYLPAEDVRLDLLTPSDTHTYCPFKGTASYWSLPDAADLVWGYPDPKPDVAEIKDHLCFYEVEVPEAEVPEAEVS; this is encoded by the coding sequence ATGACCCGAGGACACACGATCACGATCGAGCGGGACGGCCGGCACATCAGGGTCGTCCACGGGGGCCGCGTGCTGGCCGAGACCGACCGGGCGCTCGCCCTGCGCGAGACCGGCTGTCCGGTGCGGTACTACCTCCCCGCCGAGGACGTTCGGCTCGACCTGCTGACCCCCTCCGACACCCACACGTACTGCCCCTTCAAGGGAACGGCCTCCTACTGGTCGCTGCCGGACGCGGCGGACCTCGTCTGGGGCTATCCCGATCCCAAGCCCGACGTCGCCGAGATCAAGGACCACCTGTGTTTCTACGAAGTGGAGGTCCCGGAGGCGGAAGTGCCGGAAGCGGAGGTGTCGTAG
- a CDS encoding LOG family protein codes for MRICVFLSAADLDERYTRPAREFAELLGKGGHTLVWGGSDVGLMKVVADGVQEAGGRLCGVSVDFLVATARTGADEMVVARDLAERKRLLLEKADAVVIMVGGTGTLDEATEILELKKHGHTDKPVVLLNTAGFYDGLKEQFRRMEDEGFLPRPLTDLVFFAQEPVGALAYLEESRGVA; via the coding sequence ATGCGTATCTGTGTGTTCCTCTCCGCCGCCGACCTCGACGAGCGCTACACCCGCCCCGCGCGCGAGTTCGCCGAACTGCTCGGCAAGGGCGGTCACACCCTCGTGTGGGGCGGTTCCGACGTCGGCCTGATGAAGGTGGTCGCGGACGGCGTGCAGGAAGCGGGCGGGCGGCTGTGCGGGGTGTCGGTGGACTTCCTCGTCGCCACGGCGCGGACCGGGGCCGACGAGATGGTCGTCGCGCGCGACCTCGCCGAGCGCAAGCGGCTCCTCCTGGAGAAGGCCGACGCCGTCGTGATCATGGTCGGCGGGACCGGGACGCTGGACGAGGCGACCGAGATCCTCGAGCTGAAGAAGCACGGGCACACCGACAAGCCGGTCGTGCTGCTCAACACCGCGGGCTTCTACGACGGCCTGAAGGAGCAGTTCCGGCGCATGGAGGACGAGGGTTTCCTGCCGCGGCCCCTGACCGACCTGGTGTTCTTCGCGCAGGAGCCGGTCGGCGCCCTCGCGTACCTGGAAGAGAGCCGGGGCGTCGCGTGA
- a CDS encoding SDR family oxidoreductase — MATHVITGAGSGIGAAVARRLHARGDELVLHARDAGRAKELAADFPGARTLVGDLAEPAKLSWAFSHQTLPDRVDSLLHVAGVVDLGPVGDLTPKSWRHQLDVNLIAPAELTRHFLPQLRATRGHVVFVNSGAGLRASADWSAYAASKHGLKALADALRAEEHDSGVRVTSVYPGRTASPMQAKVHQQEGKEYDPGEWIDPESVATTILMALDLPRDAEVNDLTVRPGR; from the coding sequence ATGGCTACTCATGTGATCACCGGAGCCGGTTCCGGCATCGGCGCGGCCGTCGCCCGCCGTCTGCACGCGCGCGGGGACGAACTCGTGCTGCACGCGCGCGACGCGGGCCGCGCGAAGGAGCTGGCGGCGGACTTCCCCGGAGCCCGGACCCTGGTGGGGGACCTGGCCGAGCCCGCCAAGCTGAGCTGGGCCTTCTCCCACCAGACGCTGCCCGACCGGGTGGACTCGCTCCTCCACGTCGCCGGCGTGGTCGACCTCGGCCCGGTCGGCGACCTGACGCCGAAGTCCTGGCGCCACCAGCTCGACGTCAACCTGATCGCGCCGGCCGAGCTGACCCGGCACTTCCTGCCGCAACTCCGGGCCACCCGGGGACACGTGGTCTTCGTGAACTCCGGGGCGGGCCTGCGGGCGAGCGCCGACTGGTCCGCGTACGCCGCCTCCAAGCACGGTCTGAAGGCGCTGGCGGACGCCCTGCGCGCCGAGGAGCACGACAGCGGCGTCCGCGTCACCTCCGTCTACCCCGGCCGCACCGCCAGCCCCATGCAGGCCAAGGTCCACCAGCAGGAGGGCAAGGAGTACGACCCGGGGGAGTGGATCGACCCCGAGTCGGTCGCGACGACGATCCTGATGGCGCTCGACCTGCCCCGGGACGCGGAGGTCAACGACCTGACGGTGCGCCCGGGGCGGTGA
- a CDS encoding methionine synthase, which yields MNAHFSFGPATGVGSLPGGDAREAARAATGSFEDFPFLAELPDRGPGADMIGRTAGMLVELFARVEPSGWRIGDRPGRDTKRARSWLGEDLDALEEFTQGHEGQVKVQAVGPWTLAAALELKNGQSVLSDHGARRDLAGSLAEGLRLHLDEVRRRLPGAQVVLQLDEPSLTAVLRGQVKTASGYHTHRAVDRQVVEATLRDVVGAHGDGPVVVHSCAPDVPFALLRRAGAAAVSFDFSLLTERDDDAIGEAVEGGTRLFAGVVPGVDAPLSDPAGSVMGVRTLWRRLGLAPGLLTEAVTLTPSCGLAGASPAYARQALAHCVRAARSLADNPE from the coding sequence GTGAACGCACACTTCAGTTTCGGCCCCGCCACCGGCGTGGGCTCCCTGCCCGGCGGCGACGCCCGCGAGGCCGCCAGGGCCGCCACCGGGTCCTTCGAGGACTTCCCCTTCCTCGCCGAACTGCCGGACCGCGGCCCGGGCGCCGACATGATCGGCCGTACCGCGGGGATGCTCGTCGAGCTGTTCGCGCGCGTGGAGCCCAGCGGCTGGCGGATCGGCGACCGGCCCGGCCGGGACACCAAACGGGCCCGTTCCTGGCTGGGCGAGGACCTCGACGCGCTGGAGGAGTTCACGCAGGGCCACGAGGGCCAGGTGAAGGTGCAGGCCGTCGGGCCCTGGACGCTCGCCGCCGCGCTGGAGCTGAAGAACGGCCAGTCGGTGCTCTCCGACCACGGCGCCCGCCGCGACCTCGCCGGCTCCCTCGCCGAGGGACTGCGCCTCCACCTCGACGAGGTGCGGCGCCGTCTGCCCGGCGCGCAGGTCGTGCTCCAGCTCGACGAACCCTCCCTGACCGCCGTCCTGCGCGGCCAGGTGAAGACCGCCAGCGGCTACCACACCCACCGCGCCGTCGACCGGCAGGTCGTGGAGGCCACGCTGCGGGACGTGGTCGGGGCGCACGGCGACGGCCCCGTCGTGGTGCACTCCTGCGCACCGGACGTCCCGTTCGCCCTGCTGCGCCGGGCCGGCGCGGCGGCGGTCTCCTTCGACTTCTCGCTGCTCACCGAGCGTGACGACGACGCGATCGGTGAGGCGGTGGAAGGGGGCACCCGGCTGTTCGCCGGTGTCGTGCCGGGCGTGGACGCCCCATTGTCGGACCCTGCCGGTAGCGTCATGGGTGTCAGGACGCTGTGGCGCAGGCTGGGGCTGGCACCAGGACTGCTGACGGAGGCGGTCACGCTCACACCGTCGTGCGGTCTCGCGGGAGCTTCCCCCGCGTACGCGCGCCAGGCCCTCGCCCACTGCGTCCGGGCGGCGAGATCCCTCGCGGACAACCCAGAGTAA
- the ligA gene encoding NAD-dependent DNA ligase LigA, with translation MAGDRQAETTVPSEAREKHAQLAEQIEEHRFRYYVKDAPVISDAEFDRLLRALEALEEEYAELRTPDSPTQKVAGAYATEFTAVQHRERMLSLDNAFDDLELAAWAERVHKDVGSSAHHFLCELKVDGLAVNLTYENGRLTRAATRGDGRTGEDITPNVRTIAEIPDRLTGHGVPTLVEIRGEVYFPMEKFEELNARLVGAGDKPFANPRNAAAGSLRQKDPRVTASRPLHMVVHGIGALEGYEGLTRLSEAYDLLKTWGLPTSPHNKVVGDLDGVRAFIAYYGENRHSVEHEIDGVVVKLDEIRLQGRLGSTARAPRWAIAYKYAPEEVNTKLLNIRVGVGRTGRVTPYAQVEPVTVAGSEVEFATLHNQEVVKAKGVLIGDTVVLRKAGDVIPEILGPVADLRDGSEREFVMPSECPECGTALRPMKEGDIDLRCPNARSCPAQLRERLFYLAGRRALDIEHFGYVSAAALTDPLEPADPPLRDEGDLFDLTIDRLLPIKAYVLDQESGLPKRDPKTGEEKVVTVFANQQGEPRKNALAMLENIAAAKERPLARVLTGLSIRHVGPVAAEALAREFRSIERIEHASEEELAATDGVGAIIAASLKEWFAQEWHQEILRKWKAAGVRMEEEGSGEDEGPRPLEGLTVVVTGTLEQFTRDGAKDALQSQGAKVTGSVSKKTSFVVVGDNPGSKYDKAMQLKVPVLNEDGFTVLLEQGPEAAAEAALPAEE, from the coding sequence GTGGCCGGCGACAGGCAAGCGGAGACGACGGTGCCCAGCGAGGCACGGGAGAAGCACGCGCAGCTGGCTGAGCAGATCGAGGAGCACCGCTTCCGGTACTACGTGAAGGACGCTCCGGTCATCAGCGACGCGGAGTTCGACCGGCTCCTGCGCGCCCTGGAGGCACTGGAGGAGGAGTACGCCGAGCTGCGGACGCCCGACTCGCCGACCCAGAAGGTCGCGGGCGCGTACGCCACGGAGTTCACGGCCGTCCAGCACCGTGAGCGCATGCTCTCGCTCGACAACGCCTTCGACGACCTGGAGCTCGCCGCGTGGGCCGAGCGCGTCCACAAGGACGTGGGCAGCTCCGCGCACCACTTCCTGTGCGAACTGAAGGTCGACGGTCTCGCCGTCAACCTCACCTACGAGAACGGCCGTCTCACGCGCGCGGCGACCCGTGGCGACGGCCGCACGGGCGAGGACATCACGCCCAACGTGCGCACCATCGCGGAGATCCCCGACCGCCTCACGGGTCACGGAGTCCCGACGCTGGTGGAGATCCGGGGCGAGGTCTACTTCCCGATGGAGAAGTTCGAGGAGCTGAACGCCCGTCTGGTCGGGGCGGGCGACAAGCCCTTCGCCAACCCGCGCAACGCGGCGGCCGGTTCACTGCGTCAGAAGGACCCGCGCGTCACCGCCTCCCGCCCCCTGCACATGGTCGTGCACGGCATCGGCGCTCTGGAGGGCTACGAGGGCCTCACCCGTCTCTCCGAGGCCTACGACCTCCTCAAGACCTGGGGCCTGCCCACCTCCCCGCACAACAAGGTGGTCGGCGACCTCGACGGCGTACGGGCGTTCATCGCGTACTACGGCGAGAACCGGCACTCGGTGGAGCACGAGATCGACGGCGTGGTCGTCAAGCTCGACGAGATCCGCCTCCAGGGGCGGCTCGGCTCCACGGCCCGGGCTCCCCGGTGGGCGATCGCCTACAAATACGCGCCGGAGGAGGTCAACACCAAGCTCCTCAACATCCGCGTGGGAGTCGGCCGTACCGGCCGGGTGACCCCGTACGCCCAGGTCGAGCCGGTCACGGTGGCGGGTTCCGAGGTCGAGTTCGCCACCTTGCACAACCAGGAGGTCGTGAAGGCCAAGGGCGTCCTGATCGGCGACACCGTGGTGCTGCGCAAGGCCGGTGACGTGATCCCGGAGATCCTCGGCCCGGTCGCCGACCTGCGCGACGGCAGCGAGCGCGAGTTCGTGATGCCGTCCGAGTGCCCGGAGTGCGGTACGGCGCTGCGGCCGATGAAGGAGGGCGACATCGACCTGCGGTGCCCCAACGCCCGTTCCTGTCCCGCCCAGTTGCGTGAGCGCCTGTTCTACCTGGCCGGTCGCAGGGCGCTGGACATCGAGCACTTCGGTTACGTCTCCGCGGCCGCCCTCACCGATCCGCTGGAGCCGGCCGACCCGCCGCTGCGGGACGAGGGCGATCTCTTCGACCTCACCATCGACCGGCTGCTGCCCATCAAGGCGTACGTCCTCGACCAGGAGAGCGGGCTGCCCAAGCGGGACCCGAAGACGGGCGAGGAGAAGGTCGTCACGGTCTTTGCCAACCAGCAGGGCGAGCCGAGGAAGAACGCGCTGGCCATGCTGGAGAACATCGCCGCGGCCAAGGAACGCCCGCTGGCGCGCGTCCTCACCGGCCTCTCGATCCGCCACGTCGGACCGGTCGCGGCCGAGGCGCTGGCCCGCGAGTTCCGCTCGATCGAGCGGATCGAGCACGCGTCGGAGGAGGAACTGGCGGCGACCGACGGGGTGGGCGCCATCATCGCGGCCTCGCTCAAGGAGTGGTTCGCGCAGGAGTGGCACCAGGAGATCCTGCGCAAGTGGAAGGCCGCCGGGGTCCGCATGGAGGAGGAGGGCTCGGGGGAGGACGAGGGACCGCGTCCCCTCGAAGGGCTGACGGTCGTCGTCACCGGCACCCTCGAGCAGTTCACCCGTGACGGCGCCAAGGACGCCCTGCAGTCCCAAGGGGCGAAGGTGACCGGTTCGGTTTCGAAGAAGACATCGTTTGTCGTTGTAGGCGACAATCCGGGTTCGAAGTACGACAAGGCGATGCAGTTGAAGGTGCCGGTTCTGAACGAGGACGGCTTCACCGTCCTGTTGGAACAGGGACCCGAGGCGGCGGCCGAAGCGGCCCTTCCGGCCGAGGAGTAG
- a CDS encoding putative bifunctional diguanylate cyclase/phosphodiesterase — translation MEPTESAAPGERLRRRRDAGVWWGSWWTVRSGRPPGAEAYVPHTAPYSTPHPAPGLRVTSAPHPGMPDSEADRLLSWPALPASVVSAAAFALGAGFYRAFTGHHALFPSGTAGWALAVLAGIIVGHLVLLGRARWWGGTGSGAALTLAVLLLYGWVSAGLVSLTVVVLVGIARRHRWRQGVLHGAVDILGIGAGALLLAACGPIPSVEHPWTPDSWTVYTGPQVVLVAVVYLAVTRVLLWYLHAPRSGGLPTVARTALVRQSLVAVALLGIAPLICVVAVAKPILLPLFAIPLIALDSTLWMARARAEEQLRDPLTGLPNRQWLLERIWTALDDAERIGARAALMLIDLDRFRSVNDTLGHLAGDRLLLQIAERLKLALPRGAEVARLGGDEFAVLLPVADSTTSAARIARGLVADLGSPLDLDGLTLVLEASAGVAVFPDHALDAEGMLRRADVAMYQAKRDRTGVEVYESKRDSNTPDRLGLLGDLRRALDAHEVELHYQPKVRFDGQVAGLEALVRWVHPERGKVSPDEFIAIAESSGLMPHLTEYVLETALGQVAEWRAQGLYVPVAVNVSPRDVHTPGFAGSVAARLARHGVPAGALQLEITEHVLLEDPQRAADTLNALTGHGVKMSLDDFGTGYSSLVHLRRLPVSELKIDRSFVARLAVDTEDAEIVRCTVDLAHSLGLMVVAEGVEDDETWERLRDLGCDAVQGWLVAAAMPPEETTAWLRARGSRGWQRPAAALPAAASDE, via the coding sequence ATGGAACCGACCGAGAGCGCCGCCCCGGGCGAACGGCTGCGCCGGCGCCGGGACGCCGGCGTCTGGTGGGGCAGCTGGTGGACGGTGCGCTCCGGGCGGCCTCCGGGCGCCGAGGCCTACGTGCCGCACACCGCGCCGTACTCGACGCCGCATCCGGCTCCGGGCCTCCGCGTCACCTCCGCCCCGCATCCGGGGATGCCCGACAGCGAGGCCGACCGGCTGCTGTCCTGGCCCGCGCTGCCCGCCTCGGTCGTCTCCGCGGCCGCCTTCGCCCTCGGCGCCGGCTTCTACCGCGCCTTCACCGGCCACCACGCGCTCTTCCCGTCCGGCACGGCCGGCTGGGCCCTGGCCGTGCTGGCCGGCATCATCGTCGGCCACCTGGTCCTGCTCGGCCGCGCCCGCTGGTGGGGCGGGACCGGCTCCGGCGCCGCCCTCACCCTCGCCGTCCTGCTGCTGTACGGCTGGGTGTCGGCCGGCCTGGTCAGCCTCACCGTCGTCGTCCTGGTCGGCATAGCCAGGCGCCACCGCTGGCGGCAGGGCGTCCTGCACGGCGCGGTGGACATCCTCGGCATCGGCGCGGGTGCGCTGCTGCTGGCCGCCTGCGGGCCGATCCCGTCCGTGGAGCACCCCTGGACCCCCGACAGCTGGACGGTCTACACCGGGCCCCAGGTGGTCCTGGTGGCCGTCGTCTACCTCGCGGTCACCCGTGTCCTGCTCTGGTACCTGCACGCCCCGCGCTCCGGCGGACTGCCCACCGTCGCGCGCACGGCCCTGGTCAGACAGAGCCTGGTCGCGGTCGCCCTGCTGGGCATCGCGCCGTTGATCTGCGTGGTGGCCGTGGCCAAGCCGATCCTGCTGCCGCTGTTCGCCATCCCGCTCATCGCCCTCGACTCCACCCTGTGGATGGCCCGCGCCCGCGCCGAGGAGCAGCTGCGCGACCCGCTGACCGGACTGCCCAACCGGCAGTGGCTGCTGGAGCGCATCTGGACCGCCCTGGACGACGCCGAGCGCATCGGCGCCCGGGCCGCCCTGATGCTGATCGACCTCGACCGCTTCCGCTCGGTCAACGACACCCTCGGTCACCTCGCCGGTGACCGGCTGCTCCTCCAGATAGCCGAGCGGCTGAAGCTCGCTCTGCCGCGGGGGGCGGAGGTCGCCCGGCTCGGCGGGGACGAGTTCGCCGTCTTACTGCCCGTCGCCGACTCCACCACGTCGGCGGCGCGCATCGCCCGCGGCCTGGTCGCCGACCTCGGCTCGCCGCTCGACCTCGACGGACTCACCCTCGTCCTGGAGGCCAGCGCCGGTGTCGCCGTCTTCCCCGACCACGCCCTCGACGCGGAGGGCATGCTGCGCCGGGCCGACGTGGCGATGTACCAGGCCAAGCGGGACCGTACGGGCGTGGAGGTGTACGAGTCGAAGCGCGACTCCAACACACCGGACCGGCTCGGACTGCTGGGCGACCTGCGGCGCGCGCTGGACGCGCACGAGGTCGAACTGCACTACCAGCCGAAGGTCCGCTTCGACGGGCAGGTGGCGGGTCTCGAGGCACTGGTCCGCTGGGTTCACCCGGAGCGCGGGAAGGTGTCGCCGGACGAGTTCATAGCGATCGCCGAGTCGTCCGGGCTGATGCCCCATCTGACGGAGTACGTGCTGGAGACGGCGCTCGGCCAGGTCGCCGAGTGGCGGGCCCAGGGGCTGTACGTGCCGGTCGCGGTCAACGTCTCCCCCCGTGACGTCCACACACCGGGGTTCGCGGGCTCCGTCGCGGCCCGGCTGGCCCGGCACGGAGTGCCCGCGGGAGCGCTCCAACTGGAGATAACCGAGCACGTCCTGCTGGAGGACCCGCAGCGCGCCGCCGACACCCTCAACGCGCTGACCGGGCACGGCGTGAAGATGTCGCTGGACGACTTCGGGACGGGCTACTCCTCCCTGGTGCACCTGCGCCGGCTCCCCGTGAGCGAGCTGAAGATCGACCGCTCCTTCGTGGCCCGGCTGGCCGTCGACACCGAGGACGCGGAGATCGTCCGCTGCACGGTCGACCTCGCCCATTCGCTGGGACTGATGGTGGTCGCCGAGGGCGTCGAGGACGACGAGACCTGGGAGCGCCTGCGCGACCTGGGCTGCGACGCCGTCCAGGGCTGGCTGGTGGCCGCGGCGATGCCCCCGGAGGAGACGACGGCCTGGCTGCGGGCCCGGGGCTCACGCGGCTGGCAGCGCCCCGCGGCGGCACTCCCGGCAGCGGCGTCGGACGAGTAG
- the gatC gene encoding Asp-tRNA(Asn)/Glu-tRNA(Gln) amidotransferase subunit GatC — protein sequence MPGITREEVAHLARLARLELKPEELEHFAGQLDDIIGAVARVSEVADQDVPPTSHPLPLTNVMRADEVRPSLTPEQALSGAPAQEQQRFKVPQILGED from the coding sequence ATGCCTGGCATCACGCGCGAGGAGGTCGCCCACCTCGCCCGGCTGGCGCGTCTGGAGCTGAAGCCCGAAGAGCTCGAACACTTCGCGGGACAGCTGGACGACATCATCGGCGCGGTCGCCCGCGTCAGTGAGGTCGCCGACCAAGACGTACCGCCGACCTCGCACCCGCTCCCGCTGACGAACGTCATGCGGGCGGACGAGGTCCGTCCGTCGCTCACCCCCGAGCAGGCGCTCTCCGGCGCCCCGGCCCAGGAGCAGCAGCGTTTCAAGGTGCCGCAGATCCTGGGGGAGGACTAA